The following is a genomic window from Planctomycetia bacterium.
GCGGTTGGCGTTGAATGCGATTGGGATCCGGATTTTCTGGTACCGCTTGCTGACGCGCGCGGCTCGGATTGGGGGGCCGGCGACGTTTGCGTAAATCCTGCAAAAGCGAAGGTGACATAAGGTGACACAGGCCTCGTGGGGATGGTGCCAACACTTGTGGTGGGCGTGGGTTGGGGTGGTTCGCGATTTGGGTGGTTTTCTTGGCGGAAACGTCGAAAAGTCGAAACGTCGAAACGTCGAAATGGTGAGCGGCGGCGGGGTTGCGCGGGGGCATTCGAGAGGGTCCAGGAGAATGCAGAGGCGGCGGTACTGATTGGGTCGGCGGTTGGTGTTGATTGCGATTGGGAGTCCGGATTTTCTGGTACCGCTTGCTGACGCGCGCGGCTCGGATCGGGGGCGCGGCGTTCGTGGAAGTCTTGCAGAATCGAAGGTGACATAAGGTGACACAGGCCTCGCGGAGATTGTGGCAACGCTTGTGGCGGGCGTGGGTTGGGGTGGTTCGCGATTTGGGTGAAAAATGAGCGACACAGGGCTGGGACATGAGGCCTGGGGCTTGCGGTTTGGAGGATGTGCGATTCGTTCATTGCGTGCATCTTTTTTGAGCGTGTTGGGTTCGAGCTCTATTGGCAAATACTTGCTCGACGTGCGCGCCTTTTTCTTTGGGGGTTGGCGGTTACGCGGAAGATGACGCCGATGGGGATGTCGGGCGCTACGTCGTCACCCACAAGGGGTGACGCTACGGATGGGGGGCGGGCGGCGCTGCGGAACGGGCGCGCGCGGTGCTGCGGATGGGGCGGCGGGCGGTTACGCGGGAGATGACGCCGATGGGGATGTCGAGCGTTACTTCGTCACCCACAAGGGGTGACGCTACGGATGGGGGGCGCGCGGCGCTGTGGATGGAGGGTGTGCGGTTACGCGGAAGAGGATGCCGATGGGGATGTCGGGCGTTCCTTCGTCACCCACAAGGGGTGACGCTACGGATGGGGGGCGCGCGGTGCTGCGGATGGGGCGGCGTGCGGTTACGCGGGAGATGACGCCGATGGGGATGTCGGGCGTTACTTCGTCACCCACAAGGGGTGACGCTACGGATGGGGGGCGCGCGGTGCTGCGGAACGGGCGCGCGCGGTGCTGCGGATGGAGGGTGTGCGGTTACGCGGGAGATGACGCCGATGGGGATGTCGAGCGTTACTTCGTCACCCACAAGGGGTGACGCTACGGATGGGGGGCGCGCGGCGCTGTGGATGGGGTGCGTGCGGCGCTGCGGATGGGGGGCGGGGGTGGTTTTTTCGTGGAGAGCGCGGGCGACGTCGTGGGGAGTGGGTTGGTGCGGCGTCGCCAAACGGCAAGCCGCGGTGGGGGTCGCGCGGACATCGGATCGGCGCGGGGTGGGTTGGTGGGCCGTCGCCAACCCACTTCGCTTCGCTCCATGGGCAAGCCGGCAAGCCGTGGTGGGGGTGCGCGCGGGGGTGGGGATTTCGTATGATGCTGCGGGTGGGGTTGGTGCGGCGCGGGATGGAGAGATTGATTTGACGGTCATTCTGGAAGCGTCGGGCCTTCGGGTGGAATACGGGAAGACCGTTGCGCTGGATGATTTTTCGCTGAGCCTGCGCGGGGGGGACCTGCTGGGGATGATCGGGCCGAACGGAGCGGGGAAGACGACGAGCCTGAAGGCGATCGCGGGTTTGCAGCCGATTGCGGCGGGGCGCGTTCAGGTGATGGGCGAGACGATCGAGCCGGGGAACGTGGGGGCGATCTCGCGGATCGGCTTCGCGCCGGATACGCCGCCGGTCTATGAAGAGATGAACGTGGAAGATTTTCTGCGGTTCATCGGCAAGGCGTACCGGCTTCAGGATGAAGAGATTGAGGAGAGAACGGGCTTCTGGCTGGAGCAGCTTTGGCTGACTGACAAGCGGACTTCGAAGATCAAAGCGCTGTCGCGGGGAATGCGACAGCGGCTGACGGTGGCACGAACGCTTCTGCCGAACCCGACGTTGGCGCTGTTGGATGAGCCGGCGGCTGGGCTGGACCCTGCGGGGCGGGTTCAGTTTCGAAAAATGCTGGGGAGCCTTCGCGATCAGGGGAAGGCGCTGATTGTGAGTTCGCACATTCTCGCGGACCTGCACGAGTACTGCACCCACATCGCGATCATGGAGGGCGGCAAGCTCAAGCAGTTCGGGACAGTCGCGCAGGTGGTGGGCGGGAGCGAGGACAATCGGTGCCTTTACCATGTCACCCTGGCGCGGGTGGAGCCGGACGCCGGGCGGATACTGGCTGAGATTCCTTCGCTGACGCATATCGAGGTTCATGGGCGGGAGATTTCGTTTGAGTTCGAGCACGATGACACGGCCGCGGCGGACCTCCTTGCGCGATTGATGCGCGCGGGGCTGACGGTGGCGAGCTTTAGCCCGACGGATCATGACCTGGAGCAGGCGTATCTTCGGACGGGCATCAAGCAGGTGGATTAGACGATGAGCATGTTTGACGCACCCTTGATCAGAAACCCCCTGGGGTGGGCACAGTTGATGCTGATGGGCGGGTGGAAGCGCCTGTGGGCGGTGGCGGGATTGACGGCGGCGGGGATCATCGTTTGCAGCGTGATGATTTATCGTGCTGTGAACCCCAATCTATCGCCCTTTGCGCAGAGCGCCGTTGGCGTCCTGATGATGATCGAGGCGGTCCTGCTGTTTTTCATTGCCTCGGGACAGATCAAGAAGGCGCTCTTACGCGACTTCACGACGGACATGATTACGTCGCATCGGTTGTCGGCGATGAGCGGGTACACGGCGGTGTTCGGATATGTGACGGGGCCGATCACGCAGATTCTGACGATGAGCGCGGTGATCTGGGTGGCGATGCATGTATTCATCTCGATGGTGACGCCGACGGCGGGCGTCGGGCAAGTGTCGATGCTGGCGATTCCGTCGGTTCTTTACGCGATCATGCTTTGCGCGGCGGCGACGCTCTGGTCGCTGGGGGTGCTCATCGGCCTCTCCACGCGCGGCAAGGCGGGGGTCCTGGGCGTCGTCATCTTTCTGGCGATTTCGAACAACACGTCGATGTTCAAGATCGTGCCCGGCCTGTATGTGCTTTTTCCGCTCACGGAGATTGTGACGAATAATGTAACGTCGGTGGGCAGCAT
Proteins encoded in this region:
- a CDS encoding ABC transporter ATP-binding protein; translated protein: MTVILEASGLRVEYGKTVALDDFSLSLRGGDLLGMIGPNGAGKTTSLKAIAGLQPIAAGRVQVMGETIEPGNVGAISRIGFAPDTPPVYEEMNVEDFLRFIGKAYRLQDEEIEERTGFWLEQLWLTDKRTSKIKALSRGMRQRLTVARTLLPNPTLALLDEPAAGLDPAGRVQFRKMLGSLRDQGKALIVSSHILADLHEYCTHIAIMEGGKLKQFGTVAQVVGGSEDNRCLYHVTLARVEPDAGRILAEIPSLTHIEVHGREISFEFEHDDTAAADLLARLMRAGLTVASFSPTDHDLEQAYLRTGIKQVD